One window of the Sphaerochaeta associata genome contains the following:
- a CDS encoding CPBP family intramembrane glutamic endopeptidase — protein MKKAMKNLPKHSEVDTTYEAKPLAFALSMVLSLLMWLLLGPSLSRLLRPLGIPYLTANAPFLAMVGGFLASKQILLKQPLKSLLTDHPVFQTSLFIKSFLIYFLSATAFLLVDVLLNPHYYQPMTGSSPSTYLLMLPLVLLLTPLQTSAEELVLRMLPVRAINKGRLSRDSRLQLVTSLVSALLFAVPHLGNLELTIASNRLVVVLYYALFGFVVTYLCLKHRGFEIALAIHAANNLFIALVCNHPSSSLPSLPLLETSRPIGTVYDLRQLCISLALVALLTRNQKES, from the coding sequence ATGAAAAAAGCGATGAAAAATCTCCCTAAACACAGTGAAGTCGACACTACCTATGAAGCTAAGCCGTTGGCTTTCGCCTTGTCCATGGTACTTTCCTTGCTTATGTGGCTTTTGCTGGGCCCTTCGCTTTCCCGCCTGCTCCGACCACTGGGTATCCCCTACCTCACCGCCAATGCTCCATTTCTTGCAATGGTCGGCGGTTTCCTGGCATCCAAGCAGATTTTGCTCAAGCAGCCGCTGAAAAGCCTTCTCACCGACCACCCCGTGTTCCAGACATCGCTGTTCATCAAATCTTTTCTCATCTATTTCCTATCGGCGACAGCATTCCTGCTGGTTGACGTCCTGCTCAACCCGCATTACTACCAGCCGATGACGGGCTCGTCTCCATCGACATACCTGTTGATGCTGCCTTTGGTCCTTCTCCTCACCCCCCTGCAGACGAGTGCAGAGGAACTGGTGCTGCGCATGCTCCCGGTAAGGGCAATCAACAAGGGTCGGTTGAGTCGGGATTCAAGATTACAACTGGTCACCAGCTTGGTTTCAGCACTCCTGTTCGCCGTCCCCCACCTCGGCAACCTCGAACTGACAATCGCCTCGAACCGCTTGGTGGTCGTCCTCTACTATGCCCTCTTCGGCTTTGTGGTCACCTACCTGTGCTTGAAACACAGGGGCTTTGAAATTGCTCTGGCAATCCATGCGGCGAACAACCTCTTCATCGCCTTGGTCTGCAACCACCCATCATCCTCCCTTCCCAGCCTTCCGCTGCTCGAGACAAGCAGGCCGATCGGAACCGTATACGACCTCCGCCAGCTGTGCATCAGCCTAGCCTTGGTAGCATTACTTACCAGAAACCAAAAAGAAAGCTGA
- a CDS encoding capsule assembly Wzi family protein: MRSKSTILISIVLISSTLLWAGNLQKVHPLDSPLYRNLATLYILQGKALPSTSLPYNEDEAKRLLDRIDKTNLTSEAELALYEAIRKELQPSRKQAGNLGYDINLDLTTEVYAHINTSDFTAEQDWTYGYGERKSLGNLSFETWPVDSFYSYFELSLMNNFGVVSQPGYDPTNPNTQPNTLYGKSPLTTNIIMVEPNRIENIDLNFPYRAFVSLGSEHWNIQVGRDKLSWGAGKSGNLMVSNNMPYQQFGRFTTGFDRFKYTLLSSFYTHPQVYTSNYIGANAQDILADGIKMFLAHRVEFRFLQDKLGLAVSESMMYQSATGSIDLRFLNPVGFYHNQYIRGNSNSMLVFEADYTPVKALNLYAQLAIDEIAFGEDVPPAANSKPNAFGYLAGLQGALGIGKGVFTYSLEGAYTDPFMYMREQYDPTTKQFGVGYDVIVRVLSHSMENLRYWQGYPYGGDAIVAQLNLGYEKPGKIRLEASTMFMVHGILDINSTWTLYNGSGTIVTTPTTENPFDNTETGSISYTLLPTFLAEYSLNDNFSGMVNIAVPMIWNKGNDPKAFTYDVQLSLGVTYSI, encoded by the coding sequence ATGCGCAGCAAATCCACTATATTGATCAGCATCGTTCTCATCTCAAGCACGTTGCTGTGGGCAGGCAATCTGCAGAAAGTCCATCCGCTTGACAGCCCCTTGTACCGTAATCTTGCCACCCTGTACATCCTGCAAGGCAAAGCCCTGCCTTCCACCTCCCTTCCCTATAATGAGGATGAGGCCAAACGGCTGCTCGATCGAATAGACAAAACCAACCTTACAAGCGAAGCCGAACTGGCATTGTACGAGGCAATCAGGAAGGAACTGCAACCAAGCAGAAAGCAAGCAGGAAATTTAGGCTACGATATCAATCTCGATCTCACAACCGAGGTGTATGCTCATATCAATACCTCCGATTTCACTGCAGAACAAGACTGGACGTATGGCTATGGAGAAAGAAAGAGCTTGGGGAACCTCAGTTTCGAAACCTGGCCCGTTGACTCCTTCTACAGCTATTTCGAGCTCTCGCTGATGAACAATTTCGGGGTAGTTTCACAACCCGGATATGATCCTACAAATCCCAATACCCAGCCCAATACGCTGTATGGAAAGTCACCCCTCACCACCAACATCATCATGGTCGAACCCAACAGGATTGAGAACATCGACCTCAACTTCCCCTACCGGGCCTTCGTCAGTCTGGGCTCTGAGCATTGGAACATACAGGTGGGAAGGGACAAGCTGAGCTGGGGGGCCGGCAAGAGCGGAAACCTGATGGTCAGCAACAACATGCCCTACCAGCAGTTCGGCAGGTTCACCACCGGTTTCGACCGCTTCAAGTACACCCTGCTCTCCTCGTTCTATACACATCCCCAAGTATACACTTCCAATTATATAGGAGCCAACGCCCAGGACATTTTGGCCGACGGCATCAAGATGTTCTTGGCCCACAGGGTTGAGTTCAGGTTCCTTCAGGACAAGCTTGGATTGGCTGTCAGTGAGTCAATGATGTATCAGAGCGCAACAGGGTCGATTGACCTGCGCTTTCTCAATCCCGTGGGGTTCTACCACAACCAGTACATCAGGGGCAACTCGAACTCCATGCTGGTTTTCGAGGCAGACTACACCCCGGTCAAGGCATTGAACCTCTATGCCCAACTGGCCATCGACGAGATTGCCTTTGGTGAGGATGTACCTCCTGCAGCCAACTCAAAACCCAATGCCTTCGGCTATCTGGCAGGATTGCAAGGAGCTCTTGGAATTGGTAAGGGAGTTTTCACCTACTCGCTGGAGGGTGCCTATACCGATCCATTCATGTACATGCGCGAGCAGTACGATCCAACTACCAAGCAGTTCGGAGTCGGCTACGATGTCATCGTACGGGTGCTCTCCCACAGTATGGAGAACCTGCGCTACTGGCAGGGCTACCCCTACGGAGGGGATGCCATCGTCGCCCAGCTGAACCTAGGGTACGAAAAGCCCGGCAAGATTCGACTGGAAGCGTCGACGATGTTCATGGTGCATGGAATCCTGGATATCAACAGCACGTGGACCTTGTACAATGGCTCGGGGACCATCGTAACCACTCCTACAACCGAGAACCCCTTCGACAACACGGAAACAGGGTCCATTTCCTACACCCTGCTTCCCACCTTTCTTGCCGAATATTCGCTGAACGATAACTTCAGCGGCATGGTGAACATCGCCGTCCCGATGATCTGGAACAAAGGCAATGACCCAAAAGCCTTCACCTATGATGTACAGCTGAGCCTAGGAGTAACGTACTCGATCTAA